The genomic region CATGATGTCCCGCCCGCTCTTCACTATCGACTCGTCCCATGCAGCTATCTCGTACATGTCACCCCTCGGGTGCCCAAGGTCCCTGGCGTACTTGAACAGCGACGCGTTGCCAAGGAACCCGTCCGCAAGCCGCACCACCCGGATCCTCGGGTGCGCCCCGAACAGCTCCAGCAGCTCCGGCTTGTCTATGTCGTCCTTCGGCGTCACCACCGCCGTGATGATGTGCCCGTGCGTCACCGGCGTGTGCACCAGGATCCCAGTCGCCTGCACGTGCGGCATGATCGTCATCAGGTCAAGCGCCTGGTGGCTGGGCGCAGGCGCCACCTGCAGCGCGTTCGTCAGCCCCCTGTGGTAGTCACCCGGGTCAGCCACCCGCCGGATGATCGTCACCGCAACCTTCTCCACCCCCACCGCACGGTCGATGCAGTCGATCGCACGGATCAGCCCCGTCGTGTTGCACGAGGTCAGCTTCAGGTAGTCCGCACCTATGCCCTTCTCGTAGTTCGCGTACCCGTGGAAGAAGATGTCAGCCACGTCGTTCTTCTCCCCTCCCTGGAACACCGCCTTGCGCCCGTACTTCTGGTACAGCTTCTTGTTCTGCGCACCTATGCCCGCGTTGGTCGCGTCCAGCATGATGTCCACCTTCCGCACCAGGTCCTCTAGCGTCCCGCTCACCGGGATCCCCTTCTCCTCAAGCAGCCCCGCCTTCTCCGGCGCCGCCGTGTACAGGTCGTAGGGCATCCCCTTCTCCTTCAGCGCCAGCACCGGCAGCGTCGGCGCCACGTCAGCCACCCCAACAAGCTCCATGTCGCCCTGCAGCGCCACCCCGTCGGCCAGCCGCTGCCCTATCGTCCCGTAGCCCGCTACGCCTACTCTCACTTTCCTGTCCATGTTATTTCCTCCTTAATATAATAGACTTCACACTTTAAAAAATAAAACAGTTGTTTTTCATAACTACTTTTCATCTGGAAAAAATCCATGCTCTTCCAGGGACCAATCATTTTCTCTTTCTATCATATTGTTTCCAGACCTGTTTCTAAGAATTCAAAGCACTTACATTGTTTGAAAACGATACCAATATATTTGTATATTCATTCACTGTTTTAGTCAAGTTCATATTTTAGTATAGTAACACTCTATTTATAATATAGGAAATAAATTGATAATTCATTTGACAAAACTTTACTCTGATGCGATTATAATATGGTATCGTTTTCAATAGTTTATTGTAAAACAAAATATGTAGGAATATTTCTGGCTCCTATCCACTCAGCAAGGAACCAGATCTGTCAAAACAAAATGCCGCATCCGGCCCTTTCCTGAAGGTTTCTGTATCGGTAGCAGAATTGCAAACAAAAAACCTAAGGAAAATTTGAATTCCAAAAAGACCAGATGCGGACATAAAATCAAAGGAGAATATGATGATTGGAATTGGTCTCATCGGAACAGGTGCAATGG from Spirochaetia bacterium harbors:
- a CDS encoding type II glyceraldehyde-3-phosphate dehydrogenase — protein: MDRKVRVGVAGYGTIGQRLADGVALQGDMELVGVADVAPTLPVLALKEKGMPYDLYTAAPEKAGLLEEKGIPVSGTLEDLVRKVDIMLDATNAGIGAQNKKLYQKYGRKAVFQGGEKNDVADIFFHGYANYEKGIGADYLKLTSCNTTGLIRAIDCIDRAVGVEKVAVTIIRRVADPGDYHRGLTNALQVAPAPSHQALDLMTIMPHVQATGILVHTPVTHGHIITAVVTPKDDIDKPELLELFGAHPRIRVVRLADGFLGNASLFKYARDLGHPRGDMYEIAAWDESIVKSGRDIMFAINIPQEAVVIPENMDAIRAAMRMQLSREEGTSMTNRYLGMIKK